Within Caldisericota bacterium, the genomic segment ATTAAAAAATTAGCACTACAGCTTATACTAGTCCCGTTGTGCTTTATTCCATTCGTAATGATAAATAAAAATATAAATGAAACCTTTTACTACATACTCTTTACTGAAATTGCAGCATTTGCCACCTACTGGTTGCTAAATAATGCCAGCAAGAGGATCGATTATGAAAAAGCTTAGCGAAAAATCAAAAGAAAAACTCCTTTATACAATTATTATTACACTTATTATTATTTTACTGTCACGATTGCTATACCTACAAGTTTTAAAGGGAGATTCTTACCTTGAGCAATCTAGATATAACAGTGTAAGAATGGAGGATCTACAACCTGTTCGAGGGAAAATTTTAGATAGAAATGGAATAGTTCTTGCAGAAAATCTTCCTTCATATGATCTTGAAATAGTCATAGAAGACCTGCAGGACAAAGATAGGGAATTAATTTTTCTTTCTTCCGTAATAGAAATGGACAAACAAGATATCGAAAATATTATCGAAAAAGCTAATTTACCGACTTACGCTCATATAAAAATAAAAAGGGGACTAACAGAAAAAGAAGTAATACAGATAGAAGAACACTTATTTGAGCTTCCTGGAATAACAGTTAGTACCACAAGCAAGAGATATTACCCATTTAAAAATATTGCAGCACCGATTATAGGTTTCATTGGATCCCCAACGAAAGAAGACTTAGAAAAAGATAGTTTCTACGGTCACAATTTTATAATAGGCAAGCAGGGGATAGAAGCCAAATACGAAAAACTTTTAAGAGGGAAAAAAGGAAAAAAGGTAGTACAAGTAGATGTATCCGGAAGAATCCGAGATGTATTGGATAGTATACCATCTGAACCAGGGAATGATATTTACCTAACTATTGATATAATGCTACAAGAAGAGTTAGAAAACATTATAGGAGACAGAAAAGGTGTTGGTATCGCAATCGATCCCAATAACGGAGAAATTCTTGCTATGGTATCACGCCCGTCCTTTGATCCAAATCTATTTGTATCAGGAATTAGCCAGCAAGCGATAGACAAACTCTATGCTGAAAATGCATTTATTAATAGGGCCGTCCAGGGTCAATATCCACCCGGCTCAACATTTAAACCTATAACGCTTATTTCAGCTCTAAATGAAGAGATTATTACTACAAAGTCTGTTATTTATTGTAGAAACTCAATTGTTGTGGGAAACAGAAGATTTAAAGATTGGATCTATCCCTCCGCCTTCGGATATCAAAATCCAGTACAAGCTATTGCAAATTCAAGCGACGTGTTTTTCTATACAGTTGGATTAGAAACGGGAGTAGAAAAAATTACAAAATATGCAAAACTCTTTGGCCTAGGAGATAAAACATGGATAGATCTTCCGACAGAAAATACAGGATTGGTGCCTTCCACTCAATGGAAGCAAGAAAATATAGGTGAAAACTGGTATCCTGGGGACACAGCTAATCTTTCCATCGGCCAAGGGTACCTACTTGTTACTCCGCTACAAATGGCTATAATGTATAGTGGTATTGCTAAAAATGATATTGAATACACGCCTCATTGTTTTTTAAAGGCAACTTCTCAGGAAGGAAGCATTGTTAAAGAATTTACTAATAGTATACTGAGAAAAATAGACATTAACATTAAAATTTTAGATACTGTAAGAGATGGAATGGAAGCATTAGCAAATAAATCAGATATGAAAATATTAAGCGCTTATGGAGGAGAGGTCTGTGCTAAAACAGGAACAGCAGAAGTAGGGGAAACTAAGGTAAACCACTGGCTTATTACATTTGCGCCACGCGAAGAACCACAGATAGTGGGATTACTTTTCTTCGAGCATTCTGATTTTACATCCAGCCACTCACTTGCACCGCTTATGTCAGACTTGCTTAAAAAATTTTTTAGTATAAAAAGTAAATAGGAGGATGATATGGAAAAGCCAGCTTTATTTAGAGGAACAGGAGAAGGCATTGCAATGGTGCTTAACCCAAATGCTCAATTTCACGAAATACTTGAATTTCTCAAAGGAATTCTGGAGGAAAGAAAAACATTTTTTTCCGGAGGTGCAGTTACCGTTGATCCAAACGGAGTACTTCTTGGAGAAAGCGAAATAAATTTAGTGAAAGAGTTGTTTCAAAACTTTGGAGTTGAATTCAAACTGAAAGGTGGTATAGAACTTCACAAAAAAGAAGAATTAGAAGTAGTTCCTGAAAATAAAGAAGCCGTTGTAATACAACAAACGTTAAGATCCGGGCAATGCGTTAACTCTCAAGGCAATGTTGTAATACTGGGAGATGTCAATGAAGGTGCGGAAATAAACACAACTAAAAATGTATATATCTTTGGCATCATAAGAGGTATAGTAAGTGCCGGGGATCATATCGTTTCTCTTGGATTCCAACCATTGCGTATGACTATTAATGGCATACAATTCGATGAAAGATTTGTCAAAAAAACCTACAGAAAACCAAGAATTGCGCAGGTTGTAAATGGAAAAATTGTGATAAAAATACTTGGGGAGAAAAAATCTTTGAGGAGAAAATAATAATGGGAAGAGCAATAGTTATAACATCTGGTAAAGGAGGAGTTGGAAAAACAACAATCACAGCAAACCTTGGAGCATCCCTTGTAAAACTCAAGAAAAAAGTTGTTTTGGTAGACATGGATATTGGACTGAGAAACCTAGATGTTGTAATGGGACTGGAGAATAAAATCGTATATAACATAATAGACGTAGCAAAGGGTAGATGCAAAATCGTACAAGCATTGGTAAGAGATAAACATCTTAATAACTCTTTATTTCTTCTTCCTGCGTCCCAAATACATACAAAAGATGATATAGATATAGATAAAATATGCGAAATAATAAGAGCAATAAAAGGAAGTTTCGATTATGTACTTGTTGATTCTCCGGCAGGCATCGAACATGGATTTGATTCGGCTATAACCTCTGCAGATGAAGCACTCGTCGTAGTAACTCCTGATGTTTCCTCAATAAGAGATGCAGATAGAGTAATTGGACTGTTAGAAAATAGAGGTATAGACGGCACATCTTTAATAATAAACCGACATAATCCCGAACTTGTCAAAAGAAAAAAAATACTCGATGCAGAAAGCATCGTAGATGTGCTTGGAATTGATTTAATAGGGATTATACCCGAAGATCCCCAGGTAATGGAATTTACAAATAAAGGTGAAATTCTCGTTCTGCATAAGAATAATCCAACAGCAAAAGCCTTTCAAAATACAGCAAAAAGAATTGAAGGTGAGGACATCTCGTTTCTCGACCTCAAAAAAAAGAAAAGTTTTTTGAATCTATTTAAGAAAAAATGGTAAACGATAAGTCAATAGAATTTCCTGGATACAGAAACACAAAAATCAAATCTCCTTTCTCATGCAATTCTTAAAGAGGAAATTTTGAGTGTAATAAATGAATATTTAGATATCAATAAAAAACATATCCATCTGACAATAAAAAGAAAAGACAAAAAAATAATTCTAGAAACAACCATTCTGTTAGGGGAAGTAAAAAGGGGGAATAAGTGAGAAAAATTCCCATATTTTTACTGCTAATATTAATTTCTTTATCATTTATTTCAATATTCTCATTACATTTTACCAGTACAAATACATTGCTAGTTAAAAAACAACTAATTTACATCCTGATCGGATTTATAACATTATATGTCATACTCCTTTTTGATTTCAGAAGTTTAAAATATTTCATATGGACAATATACTTCATAGGAATAGGGGCTCTCATTGCCGTAGTCCTCGTCGGGAAAGGCGCTTATGGAGCACAAAGATGGATTTCATTCAAAATTTTTACTATTCAACCTTCCGAATTTGAAAAAATTATACTTATTTTATGCCTATCATATATTCTTTCACGAGATCAAAGTGATATAAAAAAATTTATTTTATCAACTGCGGGTTTTTTGCTTCCAGCCTTCTTTATATTGAAGCAACCGGATTTGGGAACAACTATTGTTATTCTTATCATCTATTTTGCCATACTATTATTCTCTCTTAATTTAAAATACTTCTTTTCTATTGCCGCATTCTCGATTATATCCATACCTTTTTTCTTTGAATTACTCAAGCCGTATCAAAGAGAAAGAATTATCACCTTTCTAAATCCACAAATGGACCCACTCGGAAGTGGATATAATGTCATTCAATCTATAATTGCAATAGGTTCTGGAAAAATATCAGGAAAATGGTTTGGAAGTACACAAACGAGCTTACATTTTGTGCCAGTTCAATATGCAGATTTTATTTTCTCAGCCATTGGCGAAATGGGAGGCTTCATTGGAGCATCTATACTACTTTTACTATATATCGCGCTTTTTCTTTTTATGATAAAAGCATATAAATCCGTAAACAACCCTTTCGGCAAATACATCATAGTAGGTATATTTATAATGTTTATTACCCAAATATTCATAAATATAGGAATGTGCATTGGCATAACCCCGGTAACTGGTATCCCGCTACCGTTTATAAGCTTTGGCGGAAGTTCGACACTGGTTAATTTTATTGCTATTGGGTTAGTAATGAATATTTATGTATACAGAGAGGATATGAATATTTCAATATGAAAGATAAATATCTGCTACAATTTAAAAAACCATATTCATACTTTGGAAATGAATTAAACAGCATACACAAAACACATAATGAAAAAATAAAGATAGCATTCATATACCCAAATTTGTATGAAATAGGAATGTCTTCATTGGGATTCAAAATTCTATACCATCTAATGAACAGTATGCCTGCTGTCGTTACAGAAAGGGCTTTTGCGCCACTACCAGATTTTGAATCTTATTTACGAAAAAACAATTTTCCTCTCTTCACACTTGAATCACATACGCCAATAAAAGATTTCGACCTCGTCGCATTTAGCGTGCAAACATGCATGGATTACACAAACATACTAAACATCTTAGATTTATCGCACGTTAACGTACATTCAAATAAAAGGAAATATCCAATAGTATTTGCAGGAGGCACCTCTGTATATAATCCTGAACCCATGTCTGATTTCATCGATTTTTTCTGCTTAGGAGAAGGAGAATATCAAATACCTAAAATTGTAGAACAATTCAAACAATGGGATAGAAAAAATAAAGCTGAACTATTGCAAACATTATCTGAAATAAACAGTGTCTACGTACCGAGAACATATCCAAAAAACAATAAAGCAAAAGAGAATAAAAATATCAACATAAAAGATATTGTCCCGGATTTGAACAATGTATCTGCTCTTATAAAACCAATTGTGCCATCTGGAAAAACAGTACTGGACAAAGCTAATGTGGAGCTTTTCAGAGGCTGCACGAGAGGCTGCAGATTCTGTCAGGCAGGCATCGTATACCGGCCTGTAAGAGAAAAAAGTATAAAACAAATCAAATATGAAGCAGAAGAAATATTAAAAAACACCGGGTATGAAGAACTGACATTTCTCTCTTTAAGCAGTAGCGACTACTCTCAACTTGACGAATTAATAATACTGGCAAAAGAACTTGTAGAAAAATACCATGTATCCATTGCTGTGCCATCCTTACGCGTCGACAAATTTCCGGCAGCTCTCGGAAAAATGATTGTCAGTCAAAGAGTCCACACAATTACATTTGCTATAGAAGCTGCAACTGAACAATTGAGAAATGTAATCAACAAAACAATAAATGAAAAAGATATATTTACCACCGTTAAAACTGTGTCTTCACTTAATTTTCACACAATCAAACTATACTTTATTATAGGCCTTCCAACAGAAACTGAAGAGGATATCATAGCAATTCCCAATCTTGTCAGAAGGATTTATTCCTATGCAAAAAAACACAAAACAACACAAAAGCAACTTTCCATCCACCTCAGCATCAACCCATTTATGCCACAGCCAAATACAGCATTCCAATGGGAAAAATTTGACACAATAAATGATTTATACAGAAAAGCCAAAATAATAAAAGAAGGGCTCAAAGGAAAACAGTTTAAAGTAAACTTTGCCAACTTTAAAATGAACTATATTGAAACAATTTTAGGAAGAGGCGACAAAAATCTCTCTAAAGTTGTTGAAACTGCCTGGAAAAATGGAGCAAAGATGGATGGATGGGAAGAACATTTTAACCTTTCCCTCTGGGAAAGTGCATTTCATAAGGAAAACATAAATCCTAATGATTATACTTCAAAGATACCCCTCGACATAGTTTTGCCGTGGGAACACATATCCTGTGGCGTTTCTAAAGATTTTCTCCTCAGGGAATATAAAAAAGCAATGGAAGGAAAAACAACAGACGACTGTAGAAATGGAACATGTGAAGGATGTGGACTAACCGGTTTCTTTCACTGCCCTACTCTAACAAAAAAAGAGAATCAAACCACCTAAACTCTTGACAAAAACTAAACTTCTTTTACAATACTCCTGTAGTTGGGCCTCTAGCTCAGTTGGTTAGAGCGCGTCCCTGATAAGGACGAGGTCTCTGGTTCGAATCCAGAGAGGCCCACCAATTAAGTGTGGGGGTGTAGCTCAGCGGGAGAGCGCGTGGTTTGCATCCATGAGGCCAGGGGTTCAAATCCCCTCATCTCCACCAAATAGTTAGATAAAGAAATCCTAAAAATTCAAAAATATCTAAGGCAACTTTTTGTCACACAAAATATTATTAAAAACTATCTTGAAGGAAATTAATGCTTCTCTTAAATACGATTCAACGCGTCAAGAGCAATTCTTACATGCATTTCTACGCCAATGGGAAGTACCTCCTCATCGATGTTAAAATAAGCGGAATGATGCGGTTTATCAAGGCCTTTCTTCTTGTTCTGCGAGCCAAGCCAAAAAAAGACACCAGGAACTTTTTTAAGGAAATAGGACATATCTTCTCCTCCCATGGAAGTGGGAGTCTCAATGATTTTGTCCTTTCCGACAACATCTTTTGCAATAGTTTGCACAAATTCTGTTTCGCTAGAATCATTTATAATAGGCGGATAACCAAAATGGTAAGACAGTTCAGCAGTCCCTCTAAATGCTTTTGCCACACCTTTTGATATTTGCTCAATTTTTTTAGAAACTGTGCGAGCAACTTTAGGGTCGAGTGTTCGTACAGTACCCAAAAGTTCAGCATATTCCGGAATTACATTAAATGTATCACCAGAAGATATTTTGCCAACAGTAAGTACGGCTGATTGAAGTGGGTCAATTTCTCTTGCAACAATTGCCTGCAAGGCAACAACAGTATGAGACGCAATCAATACCGGGTCAACAGATGTATGAGGGTAAGCACCATGTCCGCCTTTTCCTGTTATCCGTACAGAGAATCTATCCGCTTGAGCGGTAAAAATGCCGGATTTAATGGCAACTACACCACAAGAAAACATATTCCCAAGATGCAATCCATACGCTCTGTCCACATGTGGTTTTTCCAGGACGCCTTCATTGATCATTTTTGCAGCACCACCTGGATCTTTTTCCTCAGACGGCTGAAATACAAATTTTATATTCCCTTTAATTGCCCCTTTATGATGTGAAAGAATTTTGGCAGCGACAAGAAGCATAGCAGTATGAGCATCATGACCACAAGCATGCATCACGCCTTTATTCACAGATTTATAGGAAATTTTACTCATTTCCTCTATTGGCAAAGCATCCATATCCGCCCTTAAAAGAATTGTTTTGCCTTTTTCTTTTCCTCTAATAATGCCAACAACTCCTGTTTTTGCAATGCCACTTTTAACTTCCAGGCCACACGCCTTTAGATAATTCTCAACAATCTTTGCAGTCCTCTTTTCCTTAAATGCTAATTCAGGATGCATATGAAAATCTCTTCGTAATTTAATAACTTCGTCTTTTAAAGATTCAATTTCTTTCCGTACAGCATCCATAACTCCTCCTCGATTAATTAATTAAAAATTTTTAGATAAAAAATCAAAATAAACTTTAAGAAATCCAAATTCTTAACCAGACATTGCTGTTGTACTATTGATCAGATGAGCCGTTATCTAAATCAATCTTATAACCCCTTATTTTGTTAAAAAGAGATTTTCTTGATATGCCCAACATTTTAGCCGCTTTCGTTTTGTTGCCGCTGGCCTTTTTGATAGCTCTCACAATCATCTCTTTTTCTATCTCGGCAATAGCCTCTGGAAGAGGGACAACAGTATTGCTACTTTTCTTTTGCGTGATTGTTGTAACGCTCGTTTTTTCTCCGGCTTTCTGTGCTAGCTCTGGAGGAAGATGGTCCATCATTATAAGGGGAGCAGACGTAATAATCACTCCCCTGGCAATAGCATTTTCCAGCTCTCTTACATTCCCAGGCCAATCATAATCCATAAACAATCTCATCACATCATCAGAAACTCCTTGAACTATTTTGCCATACTTTTTTGAGAATTTAGAAACAAAATAGTCCACTAGTAAAGGTATATCTACCTTTCTTTCCCTTAGAAGAGGTACATTAATTGCAACAACATTTAATCTGTAGTACAGATCTTCTCGAAATTTATCTTCCTTCACAAGCTCTTCAAGATTTCGATTTGTTGCTGCTAATATTCTCGCTTGTGAAACAATTGTTTCCTTTCCTCCAATGCGCTCAAACGTCTTTTCTTGAAGCACCCTAAGCAGCTTTGCCTGAAGAGCAAGCCCCATATCTCCTATTTCATCAAGAAAAATTGTTCCATTTTCCGCTTGCTCAAATTTGCCAATATGCCTTGCAATAGCATCCGTAAATGCCCCTTTTTCATGGCCAAAAAGCTCTGATTCCAACAAGCTTTCGGGAATTGCAGCACAATTTACCACTACAAATGGTTTATTTTTTCTGTTGCTATGGAAGTAAATTGCTTTCGCTACTAATTCTTTCCCTGTTCCACTTTCACCACGAATTAGTACAGTAACATCCGAATCGGCTACACGCCCGATATCCTTATAAACTTTTTGCATTTCAGAAGATTCTCCCACTACCTCGTCCTGTTTATAATTATTGCCTGACTTAACTTTTTCCAAACTTGATGATAATTCTTTTAATTCTATGGCTTTTCTAACTTTTATTTTTACCTCTTCAATATCAAATGGCTTTGTGAGATAATCATAAGCACCTTTCTTCATTGCCTTGATTGCCAAATCAGAACTTCCATAAGCAGTAATAAAAATCACAGGGAGATCGGGGAATATTTCTCTGATCTTTAAAAACGCTTCCATTCCATCCATAACTGGCATTCTTACATCTAACAGAACGCAATCCGGAGAACTTTTTGCTACAAAGTCAACTGCCTTTTGTCCATTATCTACTGTTACAACAGTATAGTTCTCTTCATCAAGTACTTCAGTAAGAAGAGCCCTTACATCCTCTTCATCGTCCGCAATTAAAATTACATATTTTTTAAGCTCCATTTCTTGTATCTCCTATAGGTAAATAAATATGAAATGTAGTACCTTTGTTTTTTTCACTCTTAACACTTATTTTACCACCATGCTCCTTAGCTACTCGATAAGCAATAGCAAGACCCAAACCTGTTCCTTCTGCTTTTGTAGTATAGAACGGCACAAAGATATGTTCCAGCTGATCTTTATCCATTCCTGCACCCGTATCGCGGATGGAAATTTCCAGGAACTGCTCCTTTCTTGCAGAACTAACAATCAGCTTTCCTTTATCCCCCATGGATTCCACTGAATTAATCACAAGATTAAGAAACAATTCTTTGCACTTCTTTTCATCTGCCTCTATTATTTCTGCCTGACAATTATTAATAAACTCAACTTCTTTATCCGTTACATACTGCTTACCCATTGAAATAATTTCGTCAATAAAAGTAGAAATATTAAATTTCATTTTCTTAAGTGGAGATGGCCTGCCGTAATTCAAAAGGTCCTGCACAATTTTGCTTAATCTATATGTTTCTCTTAAAATTGGTTTCACATATTTTTCTTCATTTTTCCCCTGCAGTTTCTTCTCAAGAATCTGTGCAAAACCCTTTATAGAAGTAAGGGGGTTACGAATCTCGTGCACCACACCCGCAGTGAACATTCCCAGAGTTCTAAGCGATTCATTACGCTGAGCTTCTTCGATATTTCTCTTCAAACTTTCAGCCATGCTGTTAATAGAACTAGCAATGGCCCCTATTTCTCCTCCAAAGCTAGAAAATCTAAAATCCAAATTTTTTTCTAAGACTTTTAACCCCCTATTAATTCTTACAATTTTGCTTGTAAACATTGATGAAATCAACAATATAAAAATTGCAGCTAAAATTGCTGAATAAACAGTCACTTTATTTGCTTCCATCTTTATATCTTCAACAGGCCCCATAATGATAGAATATGGCTCATCTACAAAGATATAACCTTCTGCCATTTTTTTTGTCGTAACATATTTTATAATAGTAAGTTTTTTATCAAGTCTATATTGATCTATCCCCATATATACAATTTCATCATTTATTGGAGGAATATAATAACCAAATTCAAGCTCCGGGAAATTCTTCCGATACTCATCAAAATACTCTTCAAATAAAGGCTTAAGAAATTTTGTGATATAAAGCTTCTGTTCGTCAATAGTAAGATGGCCAAAATCATATTGCCAGGCAACACCATCATACATCTTTTGATATCTTTCCGCTAGTTGATTTGTAGCAATCTCCAGTCTTTTTGTTTCGACATTAAAAATCTCGCTTTCTACATTTCTTACGACCATAGAAGTGATAAAAACCATTGATACAATGACAAAAACCACCAGGACAGTAGTTAGCTGAAATCTTATCGATTGAAAAAATTTTTTTACGCTATTCATCTTAAACAGATAACTCCTTTGCAAGCTTGTAT encodes:
- the mrdA gene encoding penicillin-binding protein 2, which translates into the protein MKKLSEKSKEKLLYTIIITLIIILLSRLLYLQVLKGDSYLEQSRYNSVRMEDLQPVRGKILDRNGIVLAENLPSYDLEIVIEDLQDKDRELIFLSSVIEMDKQDIENIIEKANLPTYAHIKIKRGLTEKEVIQIEEHLFELPGITVSTTSKRYYPFKNIAAPIIGFIGSPTKEDLEKDSFYGHNFIIGKQGIEAKYEKLLRGKKGKKVVQVDVSGRIRDVLDSIPSEPGNDIYLTIDIMLQEELENIIGDRKGVGIAIDPNNGEILAMVSRPSFDPNLFVSGISQQAIDKLYAENAFINRAVQGQYPPGSTFKPITLISALNEEIITTKSVIYCRNSIVVGNRRFKDWIYPSAFGYQNPVQAIANSSDVFFYTVGLETGVEKITKYAKLFGLGDKTWIDLPTENTGLVPSTQWKQENIGENWYPGDTANLSIGQGYLLVTPLQMAIMYSGIAKNDIEYTPHCFLKATSQEGSIVKEFTNSILRKIDINIKILDTVRDGMEALANKSDMKILSAYGGEVCAKTGTAEVGETKVNHWLITFAPREEPQIVGLLFFEHSDFTSSHSLAPLMSDLLKKFFSIKSK
- a CDS encoding septum site-determining protein MinC, whose amino-acid sequence is MEKPALFRGTGEGIAMVLNPNAQFHEILEFLKGILEERKTFFSGGAVTVDPNGVLLGESEINLVKELFQNFGVEFKLKGGIELHKKEELEVVPENKEAVVIQQTLRSGQCVNSQGNVVILGDVNEGAEINTTKNVYIFGIIRGIVSAGDHIVSLGFQPLRMTINGIQFDERFVKKTYRKPRIAQVVNGKIVIKILGEKKSLRRK
- the minD gene encoding septum site-determining protein MinD, producing the protein MGRAIVITSGKGGVGKTTITANLGASLVKLKKKVVLVDMDIGLRNLDVVMGLENKIVYNIIDVAKGRCKIVQALVRDKHLNNSLFLLPASQIHTKDDIDIDKICEIIRAIKGSFDYVLVDSPAGIEHGFDSAITSADEALVVVTPDVSSIRDADRVIGLLENRGIDGTSLIINRHNPELVKRKKILDAESIVDVLGIDLIGIIPEDPQVMEFTNKGEILVLHKNNPTAKAFQNTAKRIEGEDISFLDLKKKKSFLNLFKKKW
- the rodA gene encoding rod shape-determining protein RodA, producing the protein MRKIPIFLLLILISLSFISIFSLHFTSTNTLLVKKQLIYILIGFITLYVILLFDFRSLKYFIWTIYFIGIGALIAVVLVGKGAYGAQRWISFKIFTIQPSEFEKIILILCLSYILSRDQSDIKKFILSTAGFLLPAFFILKQPDLGTTIVILIIYFAILLFSLNLKYFFSIAAFSIISIPFFFELLKPYQRERIITFLNPQMDPLGSGYNVIQSIIAIGSGKISGKWFGSTQTSLHFVPVQYADFIFSAIGEMGGFIGASILLLLYIALFLFMIKAYKSVNNPFGKYIIVGIFIMFITQIFINIGMCIGITPVTGIPLPFISFGGSSTLVNFIAIGLVMNIYVYREDMNISI
- a CDS encoding TIGR03960 family B12-binding radical SAM protein — encoded protein: MKDKYLLQFKKPYSYFGNELNSIHKTHNEKIKIAFIYPNLYEIGMSSLGFKILYHLMNSMPAVVTERAFAPLPDFESYLRKNNFPLFTLESHTPIKDFDLVAFSVQTCMDYTNILNILDLSHVNVHSNKRKYPIVFAGGTSVYNPEPMSDFIDFFCLGEGEYQIPKIVEQFKQWDRKNKAELLQTLSEINSVYVPRTYPKNNKAKENKNINIKDIVPDLNNVSALIKPIVPSGKTVLDKANVELFRGCTRGCRFCQAGIVYRPVREKSIKQIKYEAEEILKNTGYEELTFLSLSSSDYSQLDELIILAKELVEKYHVSIAVPSLRVDKFPAALGKMIVSQRVHTITFAIEAATEQLRNVINKTINEKDIFTTVKTVSSLNFHTIKLYFIIGLPTETEEDIIAIPNLVRRIYSYAKKHKTTQKQLSIHLSINPFMPQPNTAFQWEKFDTINDLYRKAKIIKEGLKGKQFKVNFANFKMNYIETILGRGDKNLSKVVETAWKNGAKMDGWEEHFNLSLWESAFHKENINPNDYTSKIPLDIVLPWEHISCGVSKDFLLREYKKAMEGKTTDDCRNGTCEGCGLTGFFHCPTLTKKENQTT
- a CDS encoding amidohydrolase, whose amino-acid sequence is MDAVRKEIESLKDEVIKLRRDFHMHPELAFKEKRTAKIVENYLKACGLEVKSGIAKTGVVGIIRGKEKGKTILLRADMDALPIEEMSKISYKSVNKGVMHACGHDAHTAMLLVAAKILSHHKGAIKGNIKFVFQPSEEKDPGGAAKMINEGVLEKPHVDRAYGLHLGNMFSCGVVAIKSGIFTAQADRFSVRITGKGGHGAYPHTSVDPVLIASHTVVALQAIVAREIDPLQSAVLTVGKISSGDTFNVIPEYAELLGTVRTLDPKVARTVSKKIEQISKGVAKAFRGTAELSYHFGYPPIINDSSETEFVQTIAKDVVGKDKIIETPTSMGGEDMSYFLKKVPGVFFWLGSQNKKKGLDKPHHSAYFNIDEEVLPIGVEMHVRIALDALNRI
- a CDS encoding sigma-54 dependent transcriptional regulator, translating into MELKKYVILIADDEEDVRALLTEVLDEENYTVVTVDNGQKAVDFVAKSSPDCVLLDVRMPVMDGMEAFLKIREIFPDLPVIFITAYGSSDLAIKAMKKGAYDYLTKPFDIEEVKIKVRKAIELKELSSSLEKVKSGNNYKQDEVVGESSEMQKVYKDIGRVADSDVTVLIRGESGTGKELVAKAIYFHSNRKNKPFVVVNCAAIPESLLESELFGHEKGAFTDAIARHIGKFEQAENGTIFLDEIGDMGLALQAKLLRVLQEKTFERIGGKETIVSQARILAATNRNLEELVKEDKFREDLYYRLNVVAINVPLLRERKVDIPLLVDYFVSKFSKKYGKIVQGVSDDVMRLFMDYDWPGNVRELENAIARGVIITSAPLIMMDHLPPELAQKAGEKTSVTTITQKKSSNTVVPLPEAIAEIEKEMIVRAIKKASGNKTKAAKMLGISRKSLFNKIRGYKIDLDNGSSDQ
- a CDS encoding ATP-binding protein; the encoded protein is MNSVKKFFQSIRFQLTTVLVVFVIVSMVFITSMVVRNVESEIFNVETKRLEIATNQLAERYQKMYDGVAWQYDFGHLTIDEQKLYITKFLKPLFEEYFDEYRKNFPELEFGYYIPPINDEIVYMGIDQYRLDKKLTIIKYVTTKKMAEGYIFVDEPYSIIMGPVEDIKMEANKVTVYSAILAAIFILLISSMFTSKIVRINRGLKVLEKNLDFRFSSFGGEIGAIASSINSMAESLKRNIEEAQRNESLRTLGMFTAGVVHEIRNPLTSIKGFAQILEKKLQGKNEEKYVKPILRETYRLSKIVQDLLNYGRPSPLKKMKFNISTFIDEIISMGKQYVTDKEVEFINNCQAEIIEADEKKCKELFLNLVINSVESMGDKGKLIVSSARKEQFLEISIRDTGAGMDKDQLEHIFVPFYTTKAEGTGLGLAIAYRVAKEHGGKISVKSEKNKGTTFHIYLPIGDTRNGA